In Haematobia irritans isolate KBUSLIRL chromosome 1, ASM5000362v1, whole genome shotgun sequence, a genomic segment contains:
- the LOC142234394 gene encoding uncharacterized protein LOC142234394 gives MSRLPNLRLADPNLFDSRPVDLLLGADVYPRIILQGVRSGILGSLIAQQTVFGWLITGSIPTSNVTVFSTTVEFMEEDGLDKTLLRFWELEDLPRRAICSPADKFCEENFKNTTYRDSDGRYVVTLPIKPELKGQVLLGHSRTSCLKQFIRGEASLLRKPETKLMYDGVIKEYLDLQHMRPVSSTSPADQTVCYLPHHPVINPDKLTSKLRVVFNASHKTSNGKSLNDILYVGPTLQLELVHLILRWRFFRYVFNCDITQMYRQIRVNSAHTSLQRIVFRDSPQKDVQDYELQTVTFGVNCAPYLAIRTLLQLADDSEDEYPHAAHILRRCMYVDDVLTGYHNVDTAVESRDQLIRVLSSAKFELRKWTSNELAILESLSADHLVDAKLLEFVEASSSKPLSIRWNAQLDLFYFEMKPIERKSRFTKREVLSAIARLFDPVGWLGPVIIVAKIIMQQVWLDKIGWDESLPLQTERQWRKFVETYQDVNHVRIPRWVNYSTDCEVELHVFSDASEKAYAGVVYVRVVTPQGHIFTHLLSCKTKVAPIKSISLPRLELCGAVLASELYKSIARELDIEFRRVYCWTDSTIVRSWLRKTPSTWSTFVANRVCRIQENTGGQNWYHVRSEDNPADLGSRGVSPAELAVSSLWWHGPEWLCSDSSQWDINDFTPLETDVEVRAVRTHASFFTNYEDILERFSSLDRALRVIAYIFRFYHRTHYSHASRNVYLDTTLTATELKAVRLRLAVLSQRAHYPDEYYCLMEKKPLGSRSSLLSLNPFLDEEGVMRLNGRLSRCPTLSYSERHPIIVPYNNLSTTTFLAAFHRFISRRGCPKTIFSDNGTNFVGASREMEKELRSVLKEGRDKVCSAYQFQQLSWQFIPAGAPHMGGLWEAAVKSFKTHFRKHASGFKYTFEEFSTVLSRIEACLNSRPLCPMSESSQELVALTPGHFLVGSPILAPPEQLEEESPLHLVHRFRKMKALSQQFCLRWKDEYLKGLQKRYKWKFPQRDIEVGDLVVIRDEQLPPTSWKLGRVDDVHPGSDGRVRVADVRTANGVVRRPVVKLVILTE, from the exons ATGTCACGTTTGCCAAATTTGCGTTTAGCTGATCCTAATCTGTTCGATAGTCGTCCGGTTGATCTATTGTTGGGGGCAGACGTGTATCCCAGAATTATATTACAGGGGGTTCGGTCTGGTATTTTAGGGTCGTTGATTGCTCAACAGACAGTCTTCGGCTGGCTCATTACTGGTTCAATTCCCACTTCTAATGTGACGGTTTTTTCAACGACTGTTGAATTTATGGAAGAAGATGGTCTTGACAAGACTCTTCTTCGATTTTGGGAATTAGAGGACTTACCAAGACGGGCAATTTGTTCTCCCGCagataaattttgtgaagaaaattttaagaataccaCATATAGGGATTCCGATGGAAGATACGTAGTGACTCTTCCGATAAAACCCGAATTAAAGGGACAAGTTTTGCTTGGACATTCGCGGACAAGTTGTTTGAAGCAGTTTATTCGTGGTGAGGCTTCGCTTTTACGAAAGCCTGAAACAAAATTAATGTATGACGGGGTGATTAAAGAATATTTGGACTTGCAACATATGAGACCAGTGTCGTCGACTTCTCCTGCAGATCAAACTGTGTGTTATTTGCCACACCACCCGGTAATCAATCCGGACAAATTGACGTCCAAACTTCGAGTTGTCTTTAATGCTTCGCATAAGACCTCAAATGGTAAAAGTCTGAACGACATTCTTTATGTGGGACCCACATTACAATTGGAATTGGTTCATTTGATTTTGAGGTGGAGATTTTTCAGATATGTTTTTAATTGCGACATCACACAGATGTAccgccaaattagggtaaattcGGCCCATACTTCTCTGCAGCGAATTGTCTTTAGGGACTCCCCACAAAAAGATGTACAAGACTATGAGCTGCAGACCGTGACATTTGGAGTGAATTGTGCTCCCTATTTAGCCATACGGACGTTATTGCAATTGGCCGATGACTCCGAAGATGAATATCCCCACGCGGCACATATTCTACGAAGGTGCATGTACGTGGATGATGTTTTGACAGGGTACCATAACGTGGATACTGCTGTTGAATCTAGGGATCAATTGATTAGGGTATTATCATCGGCAAAGTTCGAACTGAGGAAGTGGACTTCTAATGAGCTAGCCATTTTAGAATCGCTTTCGGCTGACCATTTGGTTGACGCCAAATTACTGGAGTTTGTTGAGGCTAGTAGTTCGAAGCCGTTGAGTATTAGGTGGAATGCGCAGTTggacttattttattttgagatgAAACCGATTGAGCGAAAATCTCGGTTTACGAAGAGAGAGGTTTTATCGGCTATAGCTAGGCTATTTGACCCTGTTGGCTGGCTGGGGCCAGTTATTATAGTGGCGAAGATAATTATGCAACAGGTTTGGTTGGATAAGATAGGATGGGACGAGTCTCTTCCGTTACAAACTGAGCGACAATGGCGAAAGTTTGTCGAGACCTATCAGGATGTGAATCACGTTCGTATTCCTCGATGGGTCAATTACTCCACAGACTGTGAGgtagaattacatgttttttccgACGCCTCGGAAAAAGCATACGCGGGGGTAGTATATGTTCGTGTGGTTACGCCGCAGGGACATATCTTCACCCATTTGCTATCTTGTAAGACTAAGGTAGCCCCCATCAAATCTATATCTTTGCCACGTTTGGAGCTTTGTGGGGCAGTTTTGGCCTCAGAACTTTACAAGTCTATAGCCAGGGAGTTAGATATTGAATTTCGACGTGTTTATTGTTGGACGGATTCTACGATCGTCCGCTCTTGGCTTCGAAAGACGCCATCTACGTGGTCTACTTTCGTTGCGAATCGCGTATGTAGGATTCAGGAGAATACTGGGGGACAGAATTGGTACCATGTTCGCTCTGAGGACAATCCGGCCGACTTGGGAAGTCGCGGAGTGTCGCCTGCAGAGTTGGCGGTTTCGTCGCTTTGGTGGCATGGACCAGAGTGGCTCTGCTCAGATAGTTCTCAGTGGGATATAAATGATTTCACCCCTCTTGAGACTGACGTTGAGGTACGGGCGGTCAGGACTCACGCATCGTTTTTTACGAACTACGAGGACATTTTAGAGAGGTTTTCTTCGTTAGATAGGGCTCTACGAGTCATCGCATATATATTTAGGTTTTATCACAGGACCCATTATTCACATGCTAGTCGAAATGTGTATCTCGACACGACGTTGACGGCAACTGAATTAAAGGCAGTGAGATTACGTCTAGCTGTTCTTTCTCAAAGGGCTCATTATCCAGATGAGTACTATTGTTTGATGGAAAAGAAACCGTTAGGTTCCAGGAGCTCGTTGTTGTCATTGAATCCATTCCTGGATGAGGAGGGGGTTATGAGGTTGAATGGTCGTTTGAGTAGGTGTCCTACCCTGTCGTATAGTGAGCGACATCCAATTATAGTGCCGTATAATA ACTTGTCTACGACAACATTTCTGGCTGCCTTTCACAGATTTATATCTCGGCGTGGTTGTCCCAAGACCATTTTTTCGgataatggtacaaattttgtaGGCGCTTCACGCGAAATGGAAAAAGAATTGAGAAGTGTTCTTAAGGAGGGACGTGATAAGGTGTGTTCCGCATACCAGTTTCAGCAGCTTTCCTGGCAGTTTATCCCTGCCGGGGCGCCACATATGGGTGGTCTCTGGGAAGCTGCTGTCAAAAGCTTCAAGACGCATTTTAGGAAACATGCATCTGGATTCAAATATAcatttgaagagttttcgacTGTTCTTTCGAGAATTGAGGCTTGTTTAAATTCTAGGCCGTTGTGCCCGATGAGTGAAAGTTCTCAAGAGTTGGTGGCACTTACGCCCggccattttttggtaggatcTCCGATCTTGGCGCCTCCTGAACAGTTAGAGGAGGAATCACCACTTCATTTGGTGCATCGATTTAGGAAAATGAAGGCGCTGTCGCAACAGTTCTGCTTACGGTGGAAAGATGAATATTTGAAAGGCTTACAGAAAAGGTATAAATGGAAATTTCCGCAGCGTGATATCGAAGTAGGGGACTTGGTAGTAATTCGTGATGAACAATTGCCTCCTACATCGTGGAAGTTAGGTCGTGTGGATGACGTCCACCCGGGATCTGACGGTCGCGTTAGAGTTGCTGACGTGAGAACGGCAAACGGTGTTGTAAGACGGCCGGTGGTAAAATTGGTCATACTGACCGAATAG
- the Osi8 gene encoding osiris 8: protein MLKYVWHVAVVTIIFCWIQNSLARSASSSSAHTYQHANSVAEDPESPSQASHSNSAANSANVWKDLSMVYRLYQQCAAENLSVCLKVKLLTGLEKVQRSAKTLKIMEGIQFVKADDTVEPAKPLMTETDIEANLPRALDAKEQVLTNMIVKNIAGFLQRHTLQIRFPDLRPDDSILGNTVEGRKKKDKKGGGAYIMIPLLLGGTFVPIAYGALAMLAGKALIVSKLALVLASIIGIKKLLSSGGKESSHEVVVSSGGHSGWGRDFDLAYSAWKPHKDSKKTR from the exons ATGCTCAAGTACGTGTGGCATGTGGCAGTGGTAACAATAATATTCTGTTGGATTCAAAATTCATTGGCCCGCAGCGCTTCCAGTTCATCCGCACACACATATCAACATGCAaacagtgttgctgaagaccccgAAAGTCCGTCGCAGGCCTCGCACTCGAACAGTGCAGCAAATTCAGCAAATGTCTGGAAAGATCTTTCAATGGTTTACCGATTGTATCAGCAGTGTGCGGCTGAAAATCTCTCTGTGTGCCTTAAAGTGAAATTACTAACAGGTCTGGAGAAAGTTCAGCGCTCCGCAAAAACTCTAAAAATTATGGAGGGCATACAATTTGTCAAAGCCGATGATACAGTGGAGCCAGCAAAACCTTTAATGACTGAAACCGATATAGAGGCCAATTTACCCAGGGCCTTAGATGCCAAAGAGCAGGTTCTGACAAATATGATAGTGAAGAATATAGCTGGATTTCTCCAACGCCATACTTTGCAG ATACGTTTTCCCGATCTTAGGCCAGATGATTCAATTTTGGGCAATACAGTCGAAGGTCGCAAGAAAAAGGACAAAAAAGGCGGTGGAGCTTATATCATGATCCCTTTACTGTTAGGTGGTACCTTTGTTCCCATAGCCTATGGTGCTTTGGCTATGCTTGCCGGTAAAGCTTTGATAGTCTCTAAGTTAGCTTTAGTATTGGCTTCCATAATTGGTATTAAGAAACTTTTAAGTAGCGGTGGCAAAGAATCTTCACATGAAGTTGTAGTCTCCTCAGGTGGTCACTCAGGTTGGGGTAGAGATTTTGATTTAGCCTATAGTGCTTGGAAACCTCACAAAGATTCGAAAAAGACTCGGTAA
- the LOC142222406 gene encoding uncharacterized protein LOC142222406, giving the protein MENMREIVKTLPDYEDDVPMSDEEREILENDVAPVLREPLPAIEQVPDVGMTPVVASSQEVVPAQRVIPPSGADTAPAEVSATKAAESSSSPTGTAQRNSDSSPKLHLNNCVLCRRKHNLRSCRRFLKMRLEQRLRTVVLHRVCSNCLGRSHMRSTCNSRERCRECGESHHTLLHSFDQQQRPSAPSSDLSKRKSNSSPSVNSSAYCITNATPIFSPLLVLQPTVTLGPTIVLILVLSGRRIPVRAVLDPCAGYSMICSSLAQSLRLTSAMTAQNAFCPLIVVSRHNAENKLIFSARVTDLSRVVTPSASAPDSIREHFECLQLADPVFYRPSGVGLVLGPDVYARVIKPQMFSSPGFPLAQLTIFGWVISGQCQP; this is encoded by the coding sequence ATGGAAAATATGAGGGAAATTGTTAAGACTCTCCCTGACTACGAGGATGACGTCCCGATGTCCGATGAGGAAAGAGAGattttagaaaatgatgttgcACCGGTTCTTCGCGAGCCGTTACCAGCAATCGAGCAGGTCCCTGACGTCGGGATGACCCCAGTCGTCGCCTCTTCACAAGAGGTAGTACCGGCACAAAGAGTTATCCCTCCGTCGGGGGCTGATACGGCTCCAGCTGAAGTATCTGCAACTAAGGCAGCAGAATCTTCGTCTTCCCCTACGGGGACTGCCCAAAGAAATTCGGACTCGAGCCCAAAGCTTCATTTGAACAATTGTGTGTTATGCAGGCGGAAGCATAATCTACGGTCGTGCCGCAGGTTCTTGAAAATGCGGTTGGAGCAAAGGCTGCGCACCGTAGTTCTTCATCGGGTGTGCTCCAACTGTCTGGGCAGGTCACACATGCGGTCGACCTGCAATAGTCGCGAAAGGTGTCGCGAATGCGGAGAGAGCCACCATACGCTTCTGCACTCCTTCGACCAGCAACAACGTCCTTCCGCTCCATCGTCCGATTTGTCTAAGAGAAAGTCAAATTCAAGTCCGTCCGTTAATTCGTCCGCGTACTGCATTACAAATGCTACCCCCATATTTAGTCCGTTGTTAGTTTTGCAACCAACTGTTACGCTTGGTCCCACTATTGTGTTGATACTCGTCTTGTCCGGTCGTCGAATTCCCGTCCGAGCTGTCCTCGACCCATGTGCGGGGTACAGTATGATATGCAGTAGTCTTGCCCAAAGCTTACGGCTTACTTCGGCAATGACAGCGCAGAACGCCTTTTGTCCGCTGATCGTCGTATCCCGGCACAACGcggaaaataaattgattttttccgcCCGGGTGACAGATTTATCCCGTGTGGTCACCCCATCGGCGTCGGCTCCAGACTCCATACGAGAGCATTTTGAATGTCTCCAGCTGGCCGATCCAGTGTTTTATCGCCCTTCCGGGGTGGGGTTGGTCCTGGGGCCCGACGTATACGCAAGGGTTATTAAGCCTCAAATGTTTTCGAGTCCGGGATTCCCCTTGGCGCAGCTGACGATATTCGGCTGGGTGATTTCAGGGCAATGTCAACCATAA